Proteins from a single region of Aureibacter tunicatorum:
- a CDS encoding glycoside hydrolase family 108 protein: MFQTILSKTLAHEGGYANVKGDRGGETYKGIARKFHPNWKGWEIVDQNKPLNWNEFIDCDMLEKHIEDFYFENFWKRIQLDKVEDLQLAAMIFDIYMNSGSSGAKLVQRACNLFGQNLAVDGAIGSKTISAINAIDGCDLFEDLKELRINYYYRIAENGENKKFLKGWLKRAKSFNYEYKL, translated from the coding sequence ATGTTTCAAACAATTCTAAGTAAAACTTTAGCCCATGAAGGCGGCTACGCCAATGTGAAAGGAGATCGAGGCGGCGAGACTTACAAAGGCATCGCAAGAAAATTTCATCCCAATTGGAAAGGATGGGAAATTGTGGATCAAAACAAACCGCTCAATTGGAATGAGTTCATCGACTGCGATATGCTCGAAAAACACATTGAAGACTTTTACTTCGAGAATTTTTGGAAACGCATTCAGCTTGACAAGGTGGAAGATCTCCAGCTGGCGGCTATGATCTTTGATATTTACATGAACTCCGGATCAAGCGGAGCTAAGCTTGTGCAAAGAGCTTGCAATCTATTTGGTCAAAATCTAGCGGTGGACGGAGCAATCGGAAGCAAAACGATAAGCGCGATAAACGCCATCGATGGATGCGATCTATTTGAGGACTTGAAAGAACTGAGAATCAATTATTACTACCGCATCGCTGAGAATGGCGAGAATAAAAAATTTCTAAAGGGCTGGCTCAAGCGTGCCAAATCATTCAATTACGAATACAAGCTATAA